The genome window GCGAAGGTTACACTATATCTGTCTCTAACTACATCAGCTTGGCGTCACTCTCCAGGGATGTATCTTCTCGGCTAACGCCATCGGGTGGCATCGCTACGTCGTGTGTGGTCATTTACACTTGTCACTTTCTTATAATCAAACTGCTATATAACCTGAGATATGAATTTGGGGTCAATTTATATGCTACTTTGCATATACAATGTTTAACTACTTGTCACCGAATGAAATGTAAAGTGACATCGAAGGTTTACATCCATTGTCACCTTGCAAACTATCAGATAAGAATGCCGTCTGGCGGGCTTAGCTCCAGTGAGGAGCATACAATGCCACTAACAATATCCTTATTACGACAGTAAGGGTAATGAAATGAGGGCCTTTAGTCAAGGTAATTCATGACAGATGGACCAAGGAAATTCTTTGCTGGATTTAGGGACTTATGGAAAGATTGGAGCGGCGACCTAATTGAAGGTTGGTGGTTGAGGCTCGGAAATATCCACGGCAACAATATAGCTGGAAACCACAATGCATGGTAAGGACCGTGTGTATGAAATGGTGGTGGTAAAGATATAATTCTGGCCATAGTTGTTCGAGTACAGACTGCACCTAACGGAGTTGACATGATTTATACGAACTTCCAAACGTGCAGCACTGGGATGTCCCGCTTAGACCCTTAGTTCGTGGTATCGACTTACCAATGTATACGGCATCACTGCAATCACCATATCAGAAACCTAGCACATTTGTGCATATGGTAAAACCAACAAAACCAGATTCAAATGTCATTTTCAAGAGCTGACATATCTTCCACTGTTAACTAGAGTTCCTCTCCAAGAAGACTGACCATGTTAGACTGACGTTTAGAACGTCATGTCTTAAGATTGTTATGTCTGCTCTTAGCAGTGACATGATTTCTGCACAATTGGAACCTTCGTGAGGTGGCCTGTATTATTTGCGTTTGTGATTTACCACATGGAGGAATTTGGTAAGGTCACGCTAAGGAGACCATCATGTCCATCAAGGCTCTTTTATAGAGACTTTGATGATACGTTTGTGGCGTGGCAGTTCTGGACGAGTTCCTCGACCAATTTAATCGAGGTCCGTAAAAGCATTAAACTGACATCGGAACTTGAGGTCATCAGTTGTCTTCCGTTGCTGGTTGTCGTTTCACCGAGGAAAACTGAAGATACACTCAGATACGCATTATACAAGAAAACACGATCATAGGTACTGCTCTGGTCGGTTCAGCTGAAAACGACACGACTGATTTATCCATTGCGAGATACATGGGTTGGTGGCGAAGTATTTTGTAATATGCTTCTAACACAAAGACACATACATAACATTACACCACGAAACGCGTTCTTCATGTGATTGAATTTCGGGAGGAGAATGGAGCTAATGTTGTTTACTGGCTCAACTGGTGTATCAGAGAGGAGCTGCTAGAGTGACACGGTGCTGCTTCTGGAAAGTTTTCGCTATTCTCAGTATAATTAAAGAAAGTTCCGGAAATACATAAATAGCTCAGTCCACGAAGATCGATATAGTTGTTCTGAACGTGTGTTGTGTGCTTTTGGAACGAGTAAGGAGGTTTACGAATAAGATAAAATACGTCTGGCCATTTACATACCTGTGTTTCCACTCTAACCTTTGATCTATAGTTAAGCTGAATAAATATAAACGTACTCACAAATTCATTTATGTATTAGAAAAAGTTGTCAGTCAgaaatgatttcagtttgtttaaAAATGCTTTGTCCATCAGCACATTTAATTCTCACGGGAGGTGACCAGATACGTTTATGGCTGTATACCTCACTTCTTTCTGCACAGGGGTCAAGGTAGACTGGTTTGTATCTAGTGCTATATTTGggattactgttattattttcaaCTTGTGGCTATTTGTTCACAGCAAACTTCATCAAATAACAGATTTATTGTGAGGTCCTTGCTGGTATAtccaatttttagcacagtttccTACATAGGGAACGCGGACATCATCTTCACAGAATGTTTCTGTACAGTGTGTGCATGTATGGGGAATTTCCTGAGAGCGTTATTCTATGTGACAACAGTGAACGTAAATATGCAAAGTAATTCAATATTCTCGTGCTTTTATCATCAAAATCAGTAACTACATTTGGAACAAATATTGATGAACTTAATCATTTAAGATCTGCACTATGTCATTTTCATTTCCAATTGTGATGAATATGGACACCCAGTAATTCTGAACGTAATGTTCTCTTCACTGTTATTGATGGTGATCTATATGCGAGGACCTACGAGAGTGAAtgaacagttttttttctgttagGTGATAAGCTATTTACGGAAAACCAATCAATATTTTTCTAAATAATTCATTTACTGCTTTATGTGTTATTGCATTTTATTGCGCTTGAGTATTATGCTTACATCATCAAAAAATAATACTCTCTTTGCTCTACAAGTTAAGGGGAAAGTCAGTTTATATAATAGCATGAACGGGAGGAGACCAAATATTCAGCTATGCAGAACACCAGTGGCAGTCAGAGCAAACTGTGCTGGACTGTGTGATTCTCTGTGACTTGTATTGCCATGCGTCAGCATAACAGCCCACAATGGCGTTCTGCATCGCCGCTGATGTGGTGACACCTCATATGGTAAGCACCAAACACGGCTGATGCTAGCTTTTACGGTATGTTTTGTATCCGTATCACCGTATCATCTGTCACAATCTCCGCGGGGAGATTTTAATGTAGATGTAGTCGCTGTGCCTCATGTGATTTCATGGGCTCGAAGATCCCATAAGTTAGAAGTATGATATTGAAAACTATTTTTAGCAATTATTCTTATTGTTGTCGATAACTGACGTCTATGGAAACTGGAGAAAACCAAAGAAATCAATTAAGGAACAAAAACAAGGCCAAATTTTAATGCGTGATTTTTAGAATAAAGCAGCATAGGAAATCTCCACAAAACTTGAATGTCAAAGGTATTAGCAAATTTGAAAACGGTAGAAGACTCGGAAGAAGAATAGGGAAACTTTAAAAAGAAGCTGTGACAAACATAGCTAATGAGGTCCTGGAGGAGGAAAGGACATATAGAAATCGTAGGGGACTAAGGCTTTGGGCTCAAGAAATGTAAACGGCAGTTAAAGAAAAAACAAGCTTTCAATACCTCGAATGAAAACTATAATGAAtataaataaaagagaaataatGCGGAACATATAACACGGAAAGTTCAAGCTGGATCATGGGAACATTTTATTAAAACATGATTTACACGGTGGACAAACAGTCGCTTATAAAATGACGAAAACACTCAGTAGACAAGACAAGGATCACACAGATGTAAGTAATATAGGAGAGAAGGAAGGGGCATGTCATTATAAAAATTGAGCCATGATGACAGCGTAACCCAGACCTTGACCGAACTAAATGACACAAAAAGCCTGGACGATATTTCTGTGAGAAGACCGACAGGAGAAAGAGGTTTCTAAGAAAGCAGGCACGACGTACAAGAGAAGATCGTAAAAGATAAAAATGAAAGATTTAGGAAATATAAACAAATCAAAAAAGGAAACGAAAGCCAATGGGAGAAAATAGAGGAAACATAGACTGTATGGATGCAGAAAGACTCCCGGTAAAGGCTGTCATTCATAAATGCCCTGGAAGAAGAGCATACAAGAGATGGAGTACTGTAGTAGACGATTCGCTTAGTACATGATGCGAAGAACTCATTTCCTCGTACATGAAATTTCTGGTGCTGTAATGCCATGCAGCAGAATCTCAACAAGTACTTTTTTTAATTAAAACTGACTGCTACGCTTAATCTGAATTTTTACCGTGTTTTCCAGTTGCCTTGAATACAAAGCAAAACAATTGCTGTGCTGTTTAAGCCTTTTATGATTAACGCTATAGCGACTTTGCGTTCTATCCATCAGTCATATTCGCCGCTAACGTTTTGCAATGTGGAAAGCTTACGCGCGACAAGTGAGACAGGGGTCAGGTTCTTGATCGGTGAATGGCAAAAATTTCTGCGCCACAGGGGGGACCAGGCGGTGCCGGCTGCGGCCTATATAAGCTGTCGCCGGCGGCCCAGCAGGCATACAGTAATCGAACACAGCAGCGGCAGCAACATGGTGTGCAAGGTGAGACAACCGGTAGAGCAGCAGCTCTCTCTCGTGTTTGCCCGGGGTGCGGCGCGAGGATGGGGAATGCGTCACCCAGTCCTCGTGCGTCTGTCTTGAGGAGATATTGATGAGTCGCAGTAATGATGCTTAGCAGTAATGTAGTGGCTTGATGATAGtaccaaatacatgtactgtagagGCAGGGGAAGTTATTGAATTACAATACCAGTAAAGAAATACTCTACATCGTATATTTGAGTTCTCTGCTCAATGCAGCCTTTTTATCGAGAGGTGTTTGTCTGACTCGATGATGGAGTATGAAAGACAGGGAGAGGCTGTGAACCATGTGGATACAGTTTTGCCTAATATTTTCCATACCATAAATTTGGTTATTCGATATTCATTATGATCTATATCATGTTGTACATAAAGAGGCATTCTCATAATCTACTTCCCCTTCATTCACATAGCGAATAAAATATTCCAGTAAAGTAGTGCATTATCAGAGTACGTGAGATCAATGTATATAAACAGTACCTGTCGAAAGAAGAATTGCTGTTAATGTTTGCTTTTCGAGTAAAATCTAAGAAAATGTATGCATTGAAGTACAATAGCAGCTTTAGTATAGTCATGGGGATGTTTGCTTTTCGAGTAAAATCTAAAAAAATGTATGCATTGAAGTACAATAGCAGCTTTAGTATAGTCATGGGGGACAATTTTTGTGTCTTTGTTCTGGTCGATCTGGACCTCTTCAGCTGGTAAAATGCCCCCACATTTATTTTGCTTCATTAACTGGAAATAACCCACTTAGATGTTTTGCATATTTCCCTGCTCTATTTGTACGCTCGGTAGCTGCACAGCAAAATCTGTGCAGAGGTGGAAGCCAAATGGCTAGTCATAACCATGAATTGTTACTTAACACGTAGAATACAGATTTATAATCAATGTAAACGTTGTAAGATAAAGTGAATGCCACAATTTTCATCAAAGAAGACAGTTCACCAACCGTGCTCTCAAAGACATTCGTACAGAGGAGgttacagaaatgtgtaaaaatagACTGTCATGCCGTTAGCAGACAATACATTCGAAGCTGTAGTGTTCGTAACCATGATAAAACAGTGTTCTCTTTCTCCGGCAGTTGATCGTCCTGTCCGTGGTGGTGGCCGTGGCAAGCGCCGGCTACCTGGGCGCCCCCGCCGTCTACGCCCCTGGCGCACCTCTGGCTGCCCGAGGTTACGCTGCTCCCGCCTACGCCGCCCCCATCGCTCGTTACGCCGCCCCCGTCGCTAGGGCCTACGCCGCTCCCGTAGCCAGGGCCTACGCCCCAGCtgtcgccgccgcccccgccgccgtcgCTGCCGAGTACGACCCGCACCCCGAGTACAGCTTTGCGTACAACGTGCAGGACGCCCTCACCGGTGACTCCAAGACCCAGCACGAGAGCCGCAGCGGCGACGTCGTCCAGGGCAGCTACAGCCTGGCCGAACCCGACGGCTCCATCCGCACCGTCGACTACACGGCTGATCCCGTCAACGGCTTCAACGCCGTCGTGCACAAGGAGGCCGGCGCccaccccgccgccgccgcccccgtcgcCGTCGCCCACGCCCCCGTGGCCGTCGCCGCCCCCGCCAGGGCTTACGCCGCTCCCATTGCCAGGGCTGCCTACGCCGCTCCCATCGCTAGGGCTGCCTACGCCCCCGCCCTGGCCTACGGTGGTGCCTACCACGGTTAAGGACTGACATGGACCAACCAATCTCTCACTCTCATTTTGTACAAATACCTGTACCCATTAATGCACATCAATATATAAGTGTATAATCAATTTTTTCCCATTATTTTGTCTGTACTACCACCATTCCTAGCACAGAAACATTTTGAACGTGAGCATTGAATCATACTTCTTCTAAAAACTATCTTTAATGTTTGAACAAAGGCCCAgtgcgaggtgtgtgagaaaagtaatgagactgatttttttatctaccataactgttttttttttcaagcatcAGTATTGTCTCCATCAAGGTACTATCCTTTGGCAGTTGAGTCGTAGCTCCCAGTCTTGGTAGCGGTACTGGaaagcttcaactggtagggcctttaacatggcGGTCACATTCCTCTGAAtgctctccagagtcccaaaacgatGTCCTGTAAAAGATTGTGCAATctcgggaaaagaaaaaaaaagctcacaaggactcagatcatgAGAATAGGAGGGCTATGGAACAATGGGAATGACTTCTGAGGTCAAATATTCCGTGACAgaagtggccatgtgacatgggGAGTTGCCATGATGCAGCATCCATTTGTCTGCAAtgcccggttcaaatggttcagatggctctgagcactatgggacttaacatctgaggttatcagtccccctagaacttagaactacttaaacctaactaacctaaagacatcacacacatccatgcccgaggcaggattcgaacctgcgatcgtagtggtcgcgcggttccagactgaagcgcataggacCGCTCGGCCATGTAATGCCCGGTCTCACTTGTGTCATTCTTTTCCTGAGCCTTTGAAGGATATCTTTGTAAATCACCAGGTTGACAATTTCTCCTGGAGGAACACATTCCGTATGCACAATGCCCCTACTGTCAAAAGCAAATCAGAGTAGTTTtgctctttgatttgctcattcgggatcttttcggtcgaggacgtgtCTCAGTGTGCCGCAACTCACTTTGCTGCTTTGTCTGAGGATCGTACTCAGAAATCCAGGTTTCATCACTTGTGATCGTActactgaaccattcgtggtcactgGCAGTCCTCTCCAGAAGATCAACCCATACATAACTTCGGTTGTCCTTCTGCCCAGTTGTGAGGTTTTCGGCACCATTTTAGCAGAAAGCTCGTGCATGTGGaaaacttcggtcaaaatttgatgtacagtgaAAGTGTTTAACCGGTCactcatcatccttattgttaaatgtcGGACTGATGTCGCAAAGCACACACACGTTCGATGTTTCTGTCGGTtcttgaagttgaaggtctctctgagtgaggttcatctttaatgtgttttcggttttttaaaaatgatttgtaCCAGCGAATAACTTGTGCTGTTTAGGAACGTTCATGATAGGCCTGTGTCGACTTTTTAAAGGTCATATTCGCATATTCCTCAAGTTTAACACAAAGTAGATGGTATAACACTGATCAAAATTCCGGTGTTCAGTTTTCGTAAcacgcaacaaaaacacaactccactgatggcgctctcaaaaatcacgtgatggctgtacggagctg of Schistocerca serialis cubense isolate TAMUIC-IGC-003099 chromosome 2, iqSchSeri2.2, whole genome shotgun sequence contains these proteins:
- the LOC126456412 gene encoding cuticle protein 18.6-like; translated protein: MAFCIAADVVTPHMLIVLSVVVAVASAGYLGAPAVYAPGAPLAARGYAAPAYAAPESRSGDVVQGSYSLAEPDGSIRTVDYTADPVNGFNAVVHKEAGAHPAAAAPVAVAHAPVAVAAPARAYAAPIARAAYAAPIARAAYAPALAYGGAYHG